From the Longimicrobiaceae bacterium genome, the window GCGTAGAGTCTTGCATTTCCGTACAATCCGCCGCGCGGGCATAGCCGAATCGCCACCATTCCCAATAATACGCGACCCAAGCGGGAGTCAAGTTCACAAATTCCAACCGGCAGGTACAGTAGCGCAGGCCGACGTGACGAACTCGGCGTGCTATCCCGCCTCTCGTCGCGATAACACCCAAACGGAGAGCGTTATCCGGGACGGGCGCGAGTTGGGGCTCCGTAGCCGCGCGGGGAGCGGCGGCCGTTCTGGTTCGTCTACCCGAACACTCGAGGGGAGGCCCGCGCCTGCCGCGGACCTCCCTCGTTCGTGAGGCTCGAACCTGCCGGCATCACCTTTACGCGAACTGCGCGGACTCCGTGCTGCCGACGAGGGCGGCGGTGGACGTCTCGCCGCCGGTGACGGCCATGAGGACCTGGTCGAAGTAGCCGGCGCCCACCTCGCGCTGGTGCTTGGTGGCGGTGTAGCCGGCCTCCTCCAGCGCGAACTCCTCGGCCTGGAGGCGGACGTAGGCGGGCATGCCCTCGGCCGCGTACTCGCCAGCCAGCTTGAAGGTGTGCAGGTTGATGAGGTGCCACCCAGCCAGCGTGATGAACTGGAACTTGTAGCCCATGGCGTTCAGCTCGCGCTGGAACTTGGCGATCGTCGCCGCGTCCAGCTTGCGCTGCCAGTTGAAGCTGGGCGAGCAGTTGTACGCCAGCATCTTGCCGGGGAACTGGGCGTGGATGCCCTCGGCGAACTCGCGCGCCTCGTCCAGGTCCGGCGTGCTGGTCTCGCACCACACAAGGTCCGCGTACGGCGCGTACGACAGCCCGCGCTTGATGCTCGACGCCAGACCGCCCGTGACGCGGAAGTAGCCCTCGGGCGTGCGCTCGCCGGTGAGGAACTCGTGGTCGCGCGGGTCGATGTCGCTGGTGATGAGCGTGGCCGCGTCCGCGTCCGTCCGCGCCACCAGCAGGGTGGGTACGTCCAGCACGTCGGCCGCCAGGCGCGCACCCACCAGCGTGCGGATGAACTGCGCCGTGGGAATGAGAACCTTGCCGCCCAGGTGCCCGCACTTCTTCTCGCTCGCCAGCTGGTCCTCGAAGTGCACGCCGGCCGCGCCCGCCTCGATCATGCTCTTCATCAGCTCGAAGCCGTGCAGCGGCCCGCCGAAGCCCGCCTCCGCGTCCGCCACGATGGGCACCAGCCAGTCGCGCTCGGCTTTGCCCTCGCACCACTCGATCTGGTCGGCGCGCAGCAGGGCGTTGTTCAGCCGCTTCACCACCGCGGGCACGCTGTTGCTGGGGTACAGGCTCTGGTCCGGGTACGTCTGGCCGCTCAGGTTCATGTCGCCCGCCACCTGCCAGCCGCTCAGGTAGATGGCCTGCAGCCCGCCCTTCACCATCTGCACCGCCTGCGCGCCGGTGAGCGCCCCGAACGTGCGCACCGCCTCGTCCTCGTGCAGCGCCTTCCACAGGCGCTCGGCGCCGCGGCGGGCCAGCGAGTGCTCCACGCGGACCGAGCCGCGCAGCTTCACCACCTCTTCGGCCGTGTACGGCCGGTCGATGCCCTCCCACCGCTCGTCGGACATCCACCGGCTGGCCAGCTCCTGCACCTGTGCGTCGAAGTTCTCGCCGTTCATCGTCCGTGTCTCCGAGGGTAGCGCCGGGCCTAGTCCAGATGCTGGTAGGCCGGCAGGGTGAGAAATGGGGCGAACTCGGCGCCCAGCACCAGCGTGTCCAGCAGCTCCACCGCCTCGTCCAGCTCGCGCGAGGCCTCGCGTCCCTCCCGCAGCTTCGCCACCTCCTCGTCCCGGACCGCGCAGTAGATGTCGGGGTTCACGTGCCGGCCGTCTTCCAGCTCGGCGCGGTGCCGGATCCACTGCCAGAGCTGCGCGCGCGAGATCTCGGCCGTGGCGGCATCTTCCATCAGGTTGTAGATGCCCACCGCGCCGTTGCCGCGCAGCCACGCCTCGATGTACTGCACCGCCACGCTCACGTTGTTGCGCACGCCGCCCTCGGTGATCCGCCCGCCCAATATGCCTGGGCTGAGCAGGTCCTGCGCGCGCACCTTCACCTCGTCGTTCAGCACCTCCTTCTGGTTGGGCCTGTCACCGAGAACCCGGTCGAACACCTCGCGCGCCACGGGGACCAGGTCCGGGTGCGCCACCCAGGTGCCGTCGAAGCCCTGGCCGGTCTCGCGCTCCTTGTCCTCGCGCACCTTGGCCAGCGCCACGCGGTTCACCTCGGCGTCCTTGCGGCTGGGGATGAAGGCCGCCATGCCGCCCATGGCGTGCGCGCCGCGGCGGTGGCAGGTCTTCACCAGCAGCTCCGCGTAGCACTTCATGAACGGCACGGCCATCGTCACCTGCACGCGGTCCGGCAGCACGAAGTCGCCGCGGCGGCTGAACTTCTTGATGATGCTGAAGATGTAGTCCCACCGGCCCGCGTTGAGCCCCGCCGCGTGGTCCCGCAGCTCGTACAGGATCTCGTCCATCTCGAACGCGGCCAGGATGGTCTCGATGAGCACCGTCGCGCGGATGCTGCCCTGCGGGATGCCCAGCTCGTCCTGCGCGGCCGTGAAGACGTCGTTCCACAGCCGCGCCTCCAAGTGGCTCTCCATCTTGGGCAGGTAGAGGTACGGCCCGCTCCCGCGCGCCAGCAGCTCCGCCGCGTTGTGGAAGAAGAAGAGCCCGAAGTCGAACAGCGACGCGGAGATGGGTTCCCCGTCCACCAGCACGTGCCGCTCGGGCAGGTGCCAGCCGCGGGGACGGACGATGAGCGTCGCCAGCTTCTCCCCCAGCCGGTACTGCTTGCCCTCCGGCGAGTCGAGCGAGAGGGTGCGGCGCACGGCCTCGTACAGCGTGGCCTGCCCGTCCACCACGTTGCGCCAGGTGGGCGAAAGCGAGTCCTCGAAGTCCGCCATGAAGGCGCTCGCGCCGGAGTTCAGCGCGTTGATCACCATCTTCCGGTCGGTGGGCCCGGTGATCTCCACGCGCCGGTCCTGCAGGTCGGCCGGCGTGGGCGCAACCTTCCACTCCGCCGCGCGTACCTCCGCCGTCTCGGGCAGGAAGTCCGGCATCTCGCCCGCGTCGATCGCCTCCTGCCGCCGGACGCGCCTGTGCAGCAGGTCCTCGCGTGTGGCGTTGAAGCGGCGGTGCAGCCCGGCCACGAAGGCCAGCGCCTCGGGCGTGAGCACCCCTTCTCCCTCCGGCAGCATCTCCCCCAGGACCGTAACGCCATCCACCTCGACACCAGACGCTGCTGCCGGCATGCGGATCCTCCGTTGTGTTTTCGTGGGGTACGGCCGCGCGGGAACGCCGGACCCGACCGGGTCCGCGCTGCATACAAGCATGTTCCGGACCGCACCGCAAGGCCGTGCAGGAGCCGTGTTTATGAGTCTCGCTCACCAACCGGGCGAACATGGTGGACGGACTGGAGATGCGCCCTCGGAAGTGCTGTTACGCATCCCGCGGATCGGGGGTGGACGAGACTGCATTCCGGGGTCGATCGACCGGCATCCACGCAGTCTTCATCCGCGCCCGCGCAAGGCCTGGAGCTCGGCAGATGGGAGTCGGCCTCGGGCGATGTGGAACGTCGTGTGGCGGGGGATGCCGGATGCCGTCGCTCACCAGGCGCGCGGGCGCGCGGGCGCACCTCTGGATCGCACTTCCACATGTCTCGAAATGGCCTATTCAGGATTGCAGCCGATCACAGTGCGACCGCGGAATCCTTGTGGCGCTTGATCCGGCAGGATGCCGCCGCGCCGGGACGGTGCGGCGGGGTCTTGTCGGGGCGTGGAGGAAAAAGCGTATATTGTGTGGATCGCCGCTCCACGCGCTCTCCGATTCGCCGTAACGCGGCGTCCGCCAGCCGGCGGAACCGCTTCCCCCGAATTCTCCAGATGACGTTGACCCGATCCCGGCGGGGACCGGAACCCCCGCGCAGCACCATCGCCCGTGCGCCGCTCCGCGACCAGGTTCACCACGCGCTGGTGGGCCGCATCCTCCGCGACGAGCTGCCGCCCGAGAGCCGCCTGAGCGACAGCGTGCTGGCGGGCGAGCTGGGCGTGAGCCGCACCCCCGTGCGCGAGGCGCTGCTGCGGCTGGAGCGCGAGGGCTTCCTGCAGACCGACCCCGGCCGCGGCTTCTTCGTGAAGGCGCTGAGCGCCCGCGAGGTCCGCGAGGTCTACCCCGTCCTGTGGACGCTGGAGTGCCTGGCACTCACCACCGCGCCGCCGCCGCCGCCCGCCGCGCTGGCCGAACTGGAGTGGCTGAACGGGCAGATCGCCCGCAGCGCCGACGACCCGGAGCAGCGCATCGAGCTGGACACGCGCTGGCACCGCACGCTGGTGGAGGGCTGCGGCAACGCGATGCTGCTGGAGACCATCGCCGGCCTGAAGAGCGTGCTGCACCGCTACGAGTACGCGTACATGATGAACTCCGGCTCGGTGCCCGCGTCCACCCGCTCGCACGACGAGATCGCCGCGGCCGCGGGCGCGGGCGAGACGGAGCGCGCGGCGGACCTGCTGCGCGCGCACTGGCGGCTCGCCATCGACGACCTGGTCCCCTGGCTGGAGACCCGCGGATGAGCATGCGCGGGCGGGGACCGGAGATGCACGGCGTCCACTGTGAGCACACCGCCTCGCATCCCTCCCGCCGATGCGGCCAGCGGGCCCGATGGCGCTGAGCCGCGGGCCCCTGCGCGACGAGGTGTACAGCGCCATCGCCAAGCGGATCGTGCGCAACGAGCTTGCGCCGGGAAGCCGCCTGAGCGACACCGCCCTGGCCAAGGAGCTGGGGGTGAGCCGCACCCCGGTGCGCGAGGCGCTGGTGCAGCTGGAGCGCGAGGGGTTCCTGGACGCGGAGGTGGGGCGCGGCTTCTTCGTGGCGCCGCTCAGCGCCGCCAAGCTGCGCGAGGCGGCGCCCATCTTCTGGACGCTGGAGGGGCTGGCGCTTCGCGCCGCATCCCCGCTCTCCGCCCCCGTGCTCGACGAGCTGGACGAGATCGCGGCCGAGACCGCGCGCAGCCTGGGCGACCCGCAGCGCGTGGTTTGGCTGAACCTGCGGTGGCACCAGCTGCTGGTGGAGGGCTGCGGGAACGAGCACCTGCTCGGGCTTCTGGACGGCTTCGCGCGCGTGCTGCGGCGCTACGCCTTCGCGTACTGGCACGACACCGGCCGCGCAGACGCCTCCGTGGAGCTGCACCAGCGCGTGGCCGCCTCCCTGCGCGCCGGCGACCTGGACGCCGCGGCCGCCATGCTGGAGCAGGGCTGGCGCGAGGCCACGGAGCGCATGGCGAGCTCGATCGACGAGACGAAGGCCGGCGACCCGGAGTGAGCCGCCGGCCTTTCATCTGCCGGATACCGCGGAAGCGTCAGCCCGGCTATCTACCGAGCTCGTGTCCGTATCGCCCTCGCGGTGAATAGGAAATCCGGGAGAATCGGTGCGGCCAGCATCGCCCTGGCGGCTAAAGCCGCGGGCTACGACGGCACGAAGCCCACCGGCGTGGGCTGCTACCGATGGTCGAATCGCTTCGGCGAGACTCCGCGAAGGCAAGCCGATCTACCCGGATTCCGTATGAAATGAAGCCGCAGCCTGCTGCTGGAGCATGATCCCAGGCGGAGATGTACGTGTGCGGGCGTTGTTGCTCGAGGGGCTGCCGTGGGCGACGGCAGCCCCTCGATCGTGCGTCTACCTCGGTTTCGGGACGATGAGCTTGCGGGTGGTGAGCACCGGCGGCTCGGCGCCGCGCTGGACGCTGATCTGG encodes:
- a CDS encoding GntR family transcriptional regulator, producing the protein MALSRGPLRDEVYSAIAKRIVRNELAPGSRLSDTALAKELGVSRTPVREALVQLEREGFLDAEVGRGFFVAPLSAAKLREAAPIFWTLEGLALRAASPLSAPVLDELDEIAAETARSLGDPQRVVWLNLRWHQLLVEGCGNEHLLGLLDGFARVLRRYAFAYWHDTGRADASVELHQRVAASLRAGDLDAAAAMLEQGWREATERMASSIDETKAGDPE
- the aceB gene encoding malate synthase A; translation: MPAAASGVEVDGVTVLGEMLPEGEGVLTPEALAFVAGLHRRFNATREDLLHRRVRRQEAIDAGEMPDFLPETAEVRAAEWKVAPTPADLQDRRVEITGPTDRKMVINALNSGASAFMADFEDSLSPTWRNVVDGQATLYEAVRRTLSLDSPEGKQYRLGEKLATLIVRPRGWHLPERHVLVDGEPISASLFDFGLFFFHNAAELLARGSGPYLYLPKMESHLEARLWNDVFTAAQDELGIPQGSIRATVLIETILAAFEMDEILYELRDHAAGLNAGRWDYIFSIIKKFSRRGDFVLPDRVQVTMAVPFMKCYAELLVKTCHRRGAHAMGGMAAFIPSRKDAEVNRVALAKVREDKERETGQGFDGTWVAHPDLVPVAREVFDRVLGDRPNQKEVLNDEVKVRAQDLLSPGILGGRITEGGVRNNVSVAVQYIEAWLRGNGAVGIYNLMEDAATAEISRAQLWQWIRHRAELEDGRHVNPDIYCAVRDEEVAKLREGREASRELDEAVELLDTLVLGAEFAPFLTLPAYQHLD
- the aceA gene encoding isocitrate lyase; this translates as MNGENFDAQVQELASRWMSDERWEGIDRPYTAEEVVKLRGSVRVEHSLARRGAERLWKALHEDEAVRTFGALTGAQAVQMVKGGLQAIYLSGWQVAGDMNLSGQTYPDQSLYPSNSVPAVVKRLNNALLRADQIEWCEGKAERDWLVPIVADAEAGFGGPLHGFELMKSMIEAGAAGVHFEDQLASEKKCGHLGGKVLIPTAQFIRTLVGARLAADVLDVPTLLVARTDADAATLITSDIDPRDHEFLTGERTPEGYFRVTGGLASSIKRGLSYAPYADLVWCETSTPDLDEAREFAEGIHAQFPGKMLAYNCSPSFNWQRKLDAATIAKFQRELNAMGYKFQFITLAGWHLINLHTFKLAGEYAAEGMPAYVRLQAEEFALEEAGYTATKHQREVGAGYFDQVLMAVTGGETSTAALVGSTESAQFA
- a CDS encoding GntR family transcriptional regulator translates to MTLTRSRRGPEPPRSTIARAPLRDQVHHALVGRILRDELPPESRLSDSVLAGELGVSRTPVREALLRLEREGFLQTDPGRGFFVKALSAREVREVYPVLWTLECLALTTAPPPPPAALAELEWLNGQIARSADDPEQRIELDTRWHRTLVEGCGNAMLLETIAGLKSVLHRYEYAYMMNSGSVPASTRSHDEIAAAAGAGETERAADLLRAHWRLAIDDLVPWLETRG